A stretch of DNA from Arthrobacter jiangjiafuii:
GTGGTCGGTGCAGAGTTGACGACCCTGGTCGCCGAGGTTCCGGCCGTGGGTATGGGCGAGGTGACCGTGTCGGTGAGGGCAGTGGCCTGCCCGTCGCCGAAGAGCAGCATGCCGGGTACGGCCTGCTCGGCGGCCTGGATGTCGCCGCGGCGGATTGCGGCCACCGCGCGGGCCAGGGCTTCAGCGTCGGCCGGGCGGTCGGCCGGATCCTTGGCCAGCATGGACATGATGAGGGCGCGGACGGGCACCGGGATGCTCTCGGGCAGCGGCGGCGGGGTGTCGTTGACCTGGGCGAGGGCGATGGCGATCTGGGACTCGCCCGTGAACGGCCGGGTTCCGGCCAAAAGCTCATAGCCGATGACGCCCAGGGCGTAAATGTCGCTGGAACCGGTGGCCTGCTGGCCGGTGGCCTGCTCCGGCGCCAGGTACTGGGCAGTACCCATCACCTGCCCGGTGGCGGTCAGCGGAACCTGGTCGGCAAGGCGGGCGATGCCGAAGTCGGTGATCTTGACCCGGCCGTCCGGCAGGATCAGCAGATTGCCGGGCTTGACGTCGCGGTGCACCAGGCCCTGCTTGTGGGCCGCGGCGAGGGCTGTTGCGGTCTGCCCGATGATGGACAGCGTCCGGTCGGGTGTGAGGCTCTTGTCCCGTTCGATGATCGAGGACAGCGGCAGGCCCGGAACGAGCTCCATCACCAGATAGGCAGAGCCCTCTTCCTCGCCGTAGTCAAAGACGTTGGCAATGCCCTCATGGTTCAACAACGCGGTGTGGCGCGCCTCAGCCCGGAACCGGTTCAGGAAGCCCGGATCGCCGGTGTACTCCTCCTTGAGGATCTTAATGGCAACAATGCGGCCCAGGACAAGGTCCCGTGCCTTCCAGACTTCACCCATACCGCCGATGGCGATACGGTCAGTCAGCTGGAATCTGCCGCCTAAGGTGATACCCGATGTAGGCCTCACTTATTCAACACCGCCTCTAGGAGTTTCTTCGCGCTTGGAGTGGTCAGTTGGGATCCGGTGGCCAGGTCCACGTCTTCCATGACGATGGAAATGGCCACTTGTGGGTCGTCGGCCGGTGCAAAACCAGTGAACCAGGCGTTGTCGCCCCTGTTCTCCACTTCGGCGGTGCCGGTCTTGCCGGCAACCTTGAAGCCAGGAATCTGCGCCGCGGAGGCGGTGCCGTTGTTCACGACACCCACCATCCAGTCGGTGAGCTGGCGGGCGGTGTCCGGGCTGACGGAGGTATTCAGGACCTCCGGCTTCGGCTCGTCGATAATCGACAGGTCGGCGGCACGGACGTTGCGGATCAGGTTGGGGGTCATCTGCACGCCGTTGTTGGCGATGGCAGAGGACATCATGGCGATCTCCAGGGGAGTTGCCGTGACGGAGTACTGGCCAATGGAGGCCTGCGCCAGCTGGGCCTGATCCATCCCGGTGGGGAAGCCGCTGGCCACCACCTTGTCGATGCCGCGGTCGGGAAGATTCAGTGCGGTGTTGAAACCGAACTTCTCCGCCTGCGAGGCAATCGTGTCCTCACCGAGCTCCCAGGCAATCTGGGCAAAGACGGTGTTGCAGGACTGTTCCAGGGCAAAACCGATGGTGGCTTCGGAGCGCGCTCCGCAATTTCCGCTGGTGTAGTTCGGCAGGGAAATATTGGTACCCGGCAGCGGCAGCGAGCTCGGATTGTCGATGAGCGATTCGGTGTCGTAATCGCCCGACTCCAGTGCCGCTGCCGCGTCAACCAGCTTGAACACCGAACCCGGGGCCAGCAGTGACTCGGTTGCCGCGTTGCGGTAGGGCGAGAGGCCCTCGACCGTGAGCAGTTCCTGCATGTTGGCTTCCACCACTTCGGTGTCATGGACGGCCAGCAGGTTGGTGTCATAGCTGGGCTTGGACACCATGGCCAGGATGTTGCCCGTCTTGGGTTCGATCATGACGATGGAGCCGCGCTGCCCGTCCGGAATCAGGTCGTAGGCCAACTGCTGCAGGTCGGGATCGATGGTCAGTTCCACGGATGCCCCCTGCGGCTGGCTGCCCGACAGCAGCTGCACCAGGTGGTCGAAGAGCTGCTGGTCGCTGTTGCCCGTGAGCTGGTCATCCATGACCCGCTCCAACTGGCTGCTGCCGCTGACAAGGGAGAAATACCCGGTCAGCTGGGAGTAGAGCTCCGGCTTGTTGTAGACCCGCTGGAAGTTGAACTGGTCATCCGACGGCACGGACTCGGCGATCGGAACGCCGTCCACCAGGATGGAGCCGCGGTTCTGGCCGAAGTTCTGGTAGATGCTGCGGTTATTGTTCGGATCCGCATTGAGTTTATCGGCGGAAAAGAACTGGACGTAGGTCAGGGACCCGAGAATGAGGACGAACATGGACAGGGCTACGATCCAGCTGTTCCGGATGGCTTGATTCATGCGCCGCGTACCTCCTGTTCCCTCGGTTGCGTTTTGCGTTGGACTGATCCCACGGGTGACTCCTGCATGGCCGGCACCATCGGTCCGGTCAGCGGCCCGGTGGCCGCCGGCCTGCGTGCGGCTTCGGAGATGAGCAGCAGCAGCGCGACGATGATCCAGTTAGCCAGCAGCGATGATCCGCCGGCGGACATAAACGGTGTGGTGAGCCCGGTGAGGGGAATCAGGCGGGTGACCCCGCCGATGACCACGAAGCACTGCAGTGCGATGGTGAAGGACAACCCGCAGGCCAGCAGCTTCCCGAATCCGTCACGGGTGCCCAGGGCGGCACGGAATCCTCGGGATACCAGCAGGACATAGAGCAGGACGATCGCGAAGATGCCGAATAGGCCCAGTTCCTCGCCCAAAGCAGCGATGATCATGTCAGAGTTTGCGTACTGGACCAGGTCCGGCCGGCCCTGGCCTAGGCCGGTGCCGGTGAGGCCGCCGCTGGCGAGCCCGTACAGGCCCTGGACCACCTGGTAGCTTCCCCCTATCCGGTTGTATACCTCCGGATCAAAGGCGTTCAGCCAGCCGTCGATCCGCATGGCGACGTGGCTGAACAGCTGCATGGCGACCAGGCCGCCGCCGGCGAGCAGTGCAAGGCCGATGAGGACCCAGCTGACGCGGCTGGTGGCGACATAGATCATGGCCATGAACAGACCGAAGAACAGGATGGAGGAGCCGAGGTCGCGCTGGAACACGAGCACTCCGATGCTGACGATCCAGGCCGCAACCATGGGTCCGAGGTCCTTCAGCCGTGGCAGCTGCAGCGGGCCGACCTTGCGCCCGGCCAAGAGGATCAGGTCC
This window harbors:
- a CDS encoding protein kinase domain-containing protein — protein: MRPTSGITLGGRFQLTDRIAIGGMGEVWKARDLVLGRIVAIKILKEEYTGDPGFLNRFRAEARHTALLNHEGIANVFDYGEEEGSAYLVMELVPGLPLSSIIERDKSLTPDRTLSIIGQTATALAAAHKQGLVHRDVKPGNLLILPDGRVKITDFGIARLADQVPLTATGQVMGTAQYLAPEQATGQQATGSSDIYALGVIGYELLAGTRPFTGESQIAIALAQVNDTPPPLPESIPVPVRALIMSMLAKDPADRPADAEALARAVAAIRRGDIQAAEQAVPGMLLFGDGQATALTDTVTSPIPTAGTSATRVVNSAPTTSALPTVAGASVAGNAADDELAASRDWTDEDVDDTDDTGDDDGTDGKRRNPWLIPLIVLLFLIIGAAVAAFLLTGNNDDNDPVPSPSATKTSQSASPTPSRTPSAAPTEEESAAPTVDPNEITLNAAAYQGRNVNEVQAELINLGLSVNRVPVPDDNVPVDTVIDVNPVGVLSRGDAVTIIYSTGPEVQEITVPSGLVGLTAAQAEQAIRAAGLTPVNGGPEPSSRPAGTVTVVTPAEGSVLQEGGTVTYFISQGQTTQPNPSVTAPSATPIAPPGG
- a CDS encoding peptidoglycan D,D-transpeptidase FtsI family protein, translated to MNQAIRNSWIVALSMFVLILGSLTYVQFFSADKLNADPNNNRSIYQNFGQNRGSILVDGVPIAESVPSDDQFNFQRVYNKPELYSQLTGYFSLVSGSSQLERVMDDQLTGNSDQQLFDHLVQLLSGSQPQGASVELTIDPDLQQLAYDLIPDGQRGSIVMIEPKTGNILAMVSKPSYDTNLLAVHDTEVVEANMQELLTVEGLSPYRNAATESLLAPGSVFKLVDAAAALESGDYDTESLIDNPSSLPLPGTNISLPNYTSGNCGARSEATIGFALEQSCNTVFAQIAWELGEDTIASQAEKFGFNTALNLPDRGIDKVVASGFPTGMDQAQLAQASIGQYSVTATPLEIAMMSSAIANNGVQMTPNLIRNVRAADLSIIDEPKPEVLNTSVSPDTARQLTDWMVGVVNNGTASAAQIPGFKVAGKTGTAEVENRGDNAWFTGFAPADDPQVAISIVMEDVDLATGSQLTTPSAKKLLEAVLNK
- a CDS encoding FtsW/RodA/SpoVE family cell cycle protein, coding for MSDVLTVPKSRRNIEAVLLLLALGVGIGANFIVGLDQDEAFDRDFWTQGATLVGLVLVFHIVLRFRAKYADPVILPIVTALNGIGLAMIHRLDIPMGENGTFADRQLLWSAVAVAAAVAVLFLIKDHRILRRYTYISLIVSAILLLLPLTPLGIEINGARIWINVGSGTFQPGEIAKITLAIFFAGYLSTNRDLILLAGRKVGPLQLPRLKDLGPMVAAWIVSIGVLVFQRDLGSSILFFGLFMAMIYVATSRVSWVLIGLALLAGGGLVAMQLFSHVAMRIDGWLNAFDPEVYNRIGGSYQVVQGLYGLASGGLTGTGLGQGRPDLVQYANSDMIIAALGEELGLFGIFAIVLLYVLLVSRGFRAALGTRDGFGKLLACGLSFTIALQCFVVIGGVTRLIPLTGLTTPFMSAGGSSLLANWIIVALLLLISEAARRPAATGPLTGPMVPAMQESPVGSVQRKTQPREQEVRGA